A genomic window from Clostridium aceticum includes:
- the ortB gene encoding 2-amino-4-oxopentanoate thiolase subunit OrtB: MSKDYSYEAVMARRSEIMKKAVGIDYSVFESGSIAFDYERMMRETGYTLQEMQQIQGETGVGNTPLLELKNITALTRKLAPEGNGARIFIKDEAANPSGSFKARRAANAVYHAKRLGYKGVIAATSGNYGAAVASQAAMRGLKCIIIQECYDSKGKGQPEIIEKARKCEAFGAEVIQLTVGPELFYTFLKLLEETGYFNASLYTPFGIAGVETLGYELSMQFREKEGKDPDIVVCTNAGGGNLTGTARGLKKAGADQVKIVGASVNLKGLHMASDIHFNKKSFTTGHTGFGVPFATWPDRSDVPRSAARPLRYMDRYVLVNQGEVFYMTEALAQLEGIERGPAGNTSLAAAFVLAQEMKKDEIIVVQETEYTGAGKHIQPQLTFARENGIEIFFGNPEEEVQGKNIVLPSHPSLMKARDMDMKKLRASYIKNCIENIKATELTEEDIDFLAVDCKADIGFVKDVLNEIGGVKG, from the coding sequence ATGAGTAAAGACTATAGCTATGAAGCTGTCATGGCAAGACGCAGTGAAATTATGAAAAAAGCTGTAGGAATCGATTATTCTGTTTTTGAATCCGGCAGCATTGCTTTTGACTATGAAAGAATGATGAGAGAAACTGGATATACCCTTCAAGAAATGCAGCAAATACAAGGAGAAACTGGCGTAGGAAATACGCCCCTTTTAGAACTTAAAAATATTACAGCTTTAACGAGAAAGCTGGCACCAGAAGGCAACGGGGCAAGAATTTTTATTAAAGATGAAGCTGCCAATCCTTCAGGAAGCTTTAAAGCCAGAAGAGCTGCCAATGCAGTTTATCATGCAAAAAGGTTAGGCTATAAAGGCGTAATTGCTGCCACCAGTGGTAATTATGGAGCAGCAGTAGCTAGTCAGGCGGCTATGCGGGGATTAAAATGTATTATTATTCAAGAATGTTACGATAGCAAAGGAAAAGGACAGCCAGAGATCATTGAAAAGGCTAGGAAATGTGAAGCCTTTGGAGCAGAGGTAATACAACTGACGGTAGGCCCTGAGTTGTTTTATACCTTTTTAAAATTGTTGGAGGAGACAGGGTATTTTAATGCATCTCTTTATACTCCCTTCGGTATTGCTGGTGTAGAAACTTTAGGCTACGAGTTGTCTATGCAGTTTAGAGAAAAAGAAGGCAAGGACCCAGATATAGTAGTATGTACAAACGCTGGCGGTGGAAACTTAACTGGAACTGCACGGGGATTAAAAAAAGCAGGGGCAGACCAAGTAAAAATTGTAGGGGCCAGTGTAAATTTAAAGGGGCTACATATGGCAAGTGACATACACTTCAATAAAAAATCTTTTACTACAGGACATACAGGCTTTGGTGTTCCTTTTGCTACATGGCCAGACCGTTCTGATGTACCAAGATCTGCAGCAAGACCCCTAAGATATATGGACCGATATGTTCTTGTGAATCAAGGAGAAGTTTTTTACATGACAGAGGCATTGGCACAGCTAGAAGGGATAGAAAGGGGACCAGCAGGAAACACCTCTTTGGCAGCAGCCTTTGTTTTAGCGCAAGAAATGAAAAAAGATGAAATCATTGTTGTACAGGAAACTGAATATACAGGTGCTGGAAAACATATTCAGCCACAACTAACCTTTGCTAGAGAAAATGGCATAGAGATTTTCTTCGGAAACCCTGAAGAAGAAGTACAAGGAAAAAATATTGTTTTACCTTCTCATCCATCCCTCATGAAGGCAAGGGATATGGATATGAAAAAACTTAGAGCTTCTTATATTAAAAACTGTATAGAAAACATCAAAGCAACTGAATTGACAGAGGAAGATATAGATTTTTTAGCAGTAGATTGTAAGGCAGATATAGGCTTT